A stretch of DNA from Gimesia chilikensis:
GATCCTGGAGATTTCCCGGTTCCATCCGTGCCAGAAAACTGGGGGGAACCATCAATGGGAACAAAAGGGCACTTTTTTCCGCAGCAGGTAACAGCGCCTCTGGCAGATCCAGACGCGCCAGTAATTCACGTGGATCGCGAATGGACTGCGCCAGTGATTGCTGCCAGGTGGTTTCCGGGAGTGTAGAAGACATTAACGCCAGTATTTCCAGTGGTTTAAACGAAAATCCATGCCCTGCCTACCGAAGTAATGGTACGGGATCATTCCCGTTCGCTAACGAGGGGCTGTAGAGGGATGCCAGGGGGACAAGAATTGCCTTACAATTCGCCTGCTCTCCGTTTGCAACGGCTGAAAGATATGTTATTCTCTCGCCCTTGGAAATAAAACTCAAACGTATTTTTTACCACTCCATCATTGTCAGAGAAATCAAGTAATGCCACAAATCAGTACAGGCGATTTTCGCAAGGGTATTAAAGTTATTGTCGAAGGTGATCCATACGAAATGATCGAGGTCAATTTCGTCAAGCCGGGTAAAGGACAGGCCCTGTATCGCACCAGGTTGCGTAATCTGCTGAAGGGCACCATTCTCGACCGCACTTATAAGAGTGGTGGTGAAAGCCTGGAACAGGCTGATATTCGCAAGGGAGACGGTCAGTTTCTTTATAAAGATGCGACCGGTCTGCACTTCATGGACAATGAGACATATGAGCAATACGCCATTGATGAAGCCGTCTGTGGTAACGCCGCTGATTACCTTCTGGATGGAGCCATCTGCAGTCTGCTGTTCTGGAACGATCAGCTGATCGGCATGGATCCCCCACAACAGGTGATCGTGGAAGTCACTTACACTGAGCCTGCTGCAAAAGGTAACACCGCAACCAACGTTACCAAGCCAGCGACTGTTGAAACAGGTGCTACGGTGAACGTTCCCGCCTTCATTAATGTGGGCGAAAAAATCAAAGTTGATACCGCCACGGGTTCCTATGTGGAACGCGTCCGCGAGTAATTCCGAACCTGCCCTGCCTGAGGCGGGTCTGTTTCAGGCAGGATTTCAGGGCTGATTTGCCATAAATGCTTAGTTTTTATGATTCTTTTGCGTAGGTTTCATGAAACTGGGCAAAATGATATTGAATTATTAACAGGTGTTGCCAAGAATACCTGAACGATCTTCGTATCAATAGATATACGAAGCGCTTAAAGGAGTATACCGCCGGGTCGTCACTGATAATTCGCTGCAAGCGCCACCATGGATCTCAGGGAGGATTGACATGGATGTCTGGAATTTGTTTTTG
This window harbors:
- the efp gene encoding elongation factor P translates to MPQISTGDFRKGIKVIVEGDPYEMIEVNFVKPGKGQALYRTRLRNLLKGTILDRTYKSGGESLEQADIRKGDGQFLYKDATGLHFMDNETYEQYAIDEAVCGNAADYLLDGAICSLLFWNDQLIGMDPPQQVIVEVTYTEPAAKGNTATNVTKPATVETGATVNVPAFINVGEKIKVDTATGSYVERVRE